The Nesterenkonia xinjiangensis genome contains a region encoding:
- a CDS encoding GNAT family N-acetyltransferase, translating into MTSELNDALVRTWVTGWARTHDYDVDHAGSVHSALRSGDSDEWEYVLYAPDEADLQKVIAEVTKSPRRLLTLIAEPGDVRLKDSLNGLERISDEEKLMAVDMDTQDVEDPITPEGYSTTRDDHDGWTLFTVLDGDTVAARGRVAIVDEHAILDRIYTNPSHRRQGLGTFVTRALVAIALEDDVEVGLLVANAEGLELYEYLGWTLLGDVYVYGSPDSDRTRPSHSQFDDLKGQA; encoded by the coding sequence ATGACTTCCGAGCTGAACGACGCACTCGTCCGCACCTGGGTGACCGGCTGGGCCAGGACCCACGACTATGACGTGGACCATGCCGGGTCGGTCCACTCGGCCCTGCGCTCCGGCGACTCGGATGAATGGGAGTACGTCCTGTACGCCCCGGACGAGGCCGACCTGCAGAAGGTCATCGCCGAGGTCACCAAGAGTCCCCGACGCCTGCTCACGCTGATCGCTGAGCCTGGCGACGTGCGCCTGAAGGACTCTCTGAACGGCCTGGAGCGGATCAGCGACGAGGAGAAGCTGATGGCCGTCGACATGGACACCCAGGACGTCGAGGACCCCATCACACCCGAGGGCTACTCCACGACCCGCGACGACCACGACGGGTGGACGCTGTTCACGGTCCTCGACGGCGACACCGTCGCCGCCCGGGGCCGCGTCGCCATCGTCGACGAGCACGCCATCCTCGACCGGATCTACACCAACCCCTCCCATCGGCGGCAGGGACTGGGCACCTTCGTGACCCGCGCGCTGGTGGCCATCGCACTGGAGGACGACGTCGAGGTCGGCCTGCTGGTCGCCAACGCCGAAGGCCTGGAGCTCTATGAGTACTTGGGCTGGACGCTGCTGGGCGACGTGTACGTCTACGGCTCGCCCGACAGTGACCGCACCCGCCCCTCGCACTCCCAGTTCGACGATCTCAAAGGCCAGGCCTGA
- a CDS encoding homocysteine S-methyltransferase family protein, translating into MTAHPSFTDRLDDGPVICAEGFLFELERRGYLSAGEFVPEVALEHPEALRSLHVDFQRAGSDIVEAFTYNGHREKMRVIGKEELLEPLNRAALQIAREVADARPGDLVAGNISNSNIWDPADAAKQAEVRAMFEEMVGWAADEGADLIVGETFYYAGEALAALEIARSAELPVVLTLAPMAFEEMADGLGVVETCQRLEQAGADVVGLNCFRGPETMMPWLRQIRAAVSCHVGALPIPYRTTESEPTFFNLSDDSAAVPSPHGRTFPTALDPLFTNRYEIGAFAAEAHALGINYLGVCCGAAPMHIRQVAEAVGRTTEASRYSERMENHFMYGSHDRLPGHIAELGSRA; encoded by the coding sequence ATGACCGCCCACCCCTCGTTCACTGACCGTCTCGACGACGGACCGGTGATCTGCGCCGAAGGCTTCCTCTTCGAGCTGGAGCGCCGCGGATATCTCTCCGCCGGGGAGTTCGTCCCCGAGGTCGCCCTGGAGCATCCCGAGGCACTGCGCTCCCTGCACGTGGACTTCCAACGCGCCGGCTCGGACATCGTCGAGGCCTTCACCTACAACGGACACCGCGAGAAGATGCGGGTGATCGGCAAGGAGGAGCTGCTCGAACCGCTGAACCGAGCTGCCCTGCAGATCGCCCGCGAGGTGGCCGACGCCCGCCCAGGGGACCTCGTGGCCGGCAACATCTCCAACTCCAACATCTGGGATCCCGCTGACGCGGCGAAGCAGGCCGAGGTCCGGGCCATGTTCGAGGAGATGGTCGGCTGGGCCGCCGATGAGGGCGCCGACCTGATCGTCGGGGAGACCTTCTACTATGCCGGCGAGGCGCTGGCCGCCCTGGAGATCGCCCGCTCCGCCGAGCTGCCGGTGGTACTCACCCTGGCGCCGATGGCCTTCGAGGAGATGGCCGACGGCCTGGGCGTGGTGGAGACCTGCCAGCGCCTGGAGCAGGCGGGAGCCGACGTCGTCGGGCTCAACTGTTTCCGCGGGCCGGAGACCATGATGCCCTGGCTGCGGCAGATCCGGGCGGCTGTGTCCTGCCACGTGGGTGCGCTGCCGATCCCCTACCGGACCACCGAGTCGGAACCCACGTTCTTCAACCTCTCCGACGACAGCGCGGCCGTTCCCTCCCCCCACGGACGGACCTTCCCCACCGCACTGGACCCGCTGTTCACCAACCGCTACGAGATCGGCGCCTTCGCAGCGGAGGCCCACGCGCTCGGGATCAACTACCTGGGCGTGTGCTGCGGCGCCGCTCCGATGCACATCCGTCAGGTGGCCGAGGCGGTGGGGCGGACCACGGAAGCCAGCCGGTACTCGGAACGGATGGAGAACCACTTCATGTACGGCTCGCACGACCGGCTCCCGGGGCACATCGCGGAGCTCGGCTCCCGCGCCTGA
- a CDS encoding DEAD/DEAH box helicase produces MTRPAADPAVDPFALLRRAGLPSTVSESGPLRHVHTLPARGESLADWPGWTPPALREGYAAAGIDHLYTHQATAAEALHAGEHTILATGTASGKSLGTQLPGLASVLAEGGTVLYLSPTKALAADQLDALTDLARQVDHALDSPENSDPALRPTDGGIRPAAYDGDTDPEERRWVRQHANVVLTNPDMLNIGILPNHRAWARFLSRLRLVIIDEAHSCRGIFGSHVALLLRRLRRVVSHYRHGAEPVFAGASATSGDPASSFARLIGVPADQVTAVMQDGSPHGAVDCYLWESTLSEQTGDSGAPLKRSLTVEAADVLTDLMVAGHRTLAFIKSRRGAETIARIAADSLAEIDADLIGRVAAYRSGYLKEERRELEDALRDGRLLGVASTPALELGIDISGLDAVIIAGWPGTRASFFQQLGRAGRSGQRGVAFFIAGDDPLDSYLLEHPETIFETRVEDAVIDPSNPHVAAPHLLAAAQELPLTLADVELFEPGRWLIDALTEQGHLRRRPRGWFFAHDDASAAGWVRLRSDGGGPYTIVDAEDGSVIGDMGAAQAQPQAHPGAVYVHQGRTFIVEDLALDDGVVLVSRASPPYYTQARETTSIEVLETSSSETWGRFELHFGQVEVTSAVVGFQRKALGSSEVLSDEPLELPPSRLQTEAVWITVPETALAAAGVVPEHVPGALHAAEHAMIGLLPLIASSDRWDIGGVSTALHADTQLPTIFVYDGHPGGAGFAERGHTAASAWIAATAQTIRGCGCDSGCPSCVQSPKCGNRNSPLEKISALHLLEALLAAAP; encoded by the coding sequence ATGACCCGCCCCGCAGCCGATCCCGCCGTCGATCCGTTCGCGCTGCTGCGCCGCGCCGGGCTGCCCTCCACGGTCAGCGAGTCCGGCCCGCTCCGTCATGTGCACACGCTGCCGGCCCGAGGGGAATCCCTCGCCGACTGGCCCGGATGGACCCCGCCGGCGCTTCGCGAGGGCTACGCCGCCGCTGGGATCGACCACCTCTACACCCATCAGGCGACCGCCGCGGAGGCGCTGCACGCCGGTGAACATACGATCCTGGCCACCGGCACCGCATCCGGCAAGTCGCTGGGCACCCAGCTGCCCGGGCTGGCCTCCGTGCTCGCCGAGGGCGGCACAGTGCTCTACCTGTCCCCCACCAAGGCGCTGGCCGCCGACCAGCTCGACGCGCTCACCGACCTGGCACGCCAGGTGGACCACGCCCTGGACTCTCCGGAGAACTCCGACCCGGCGCTGCGCCCCACCGACGGCGGAATCCGCCCGGCCGCCTACGACGGCGACACCGACCCCGAGGAGCGCCGCTGGGTGCGCCAGCACGCCAACGTGGTGCTGACCAACCCAGACATGCTCAACATCGGGATCCTCCCCAACCACCGGGCCTGGGCACGGTTCCTGTCCCGCCTGCGGCTGGTCATCATCGACGAGGCGCACAGCTGCCGCGGGATCTTCGGCTCCCACGTGGCGCTGCTGCTGCGTCGGCTGCGCCGGGTGGTGAGCCACTATCGGCACGGAGCCGAGCCCGTGTTCGCCGGCGCCTCGGCCACCAGCGGTGATCCGGCGTCATCGTTCGCCCGACTCATCGGCGTGCCCGCCGACCAGGTCACCGCCGTGATGCAGGACGGGTCCCCGCACGGCGCCGTCGACTGCTACCTGTGGGAGTCCACGCTCTCTGAACAGACCGGCGACAGCGGCGCCCCACTCAAGCGCAGCCTCACCGTGGAGGCCGCCGATGTGCTCACCGACCTCATGGTGGCCGGACACCGCACCCTGGCGTTCATCAAGTCCCGCCGCGGGGCGGAGACCATCGCCCGCATCGCCGCCGACAGCCTCGCCGAGATCGACGCGGACCTGATCGGCCGGGTGGCCGCCTACCGGTCCGGGTATCTGAAGGAGGAGCGTCGCGAGCTCGAGGATGCGCTGCGCGACGGCCGACTGTTGGGCGTGGCCTCCACTCCGGCTCTGGAGCTGGGCATCGACATCTCTGGGCTGGACGCGGTGATCATCGCCGGCTGGCCCGGGACCCGGGCCTCCTTCTTCCAACAGCTGGGACGAGCGGGCCGCTCCGGACAGCGCGGTGTCGCATTCTTCATCGCCGGGGACGATCCCTTGGACTCCTACCTGCTGGAGCACCCCGAGACGATCTTCGAGACCCGGGTGGAGGACGCCGTCATCGACCCCTCCAACCCGCATGTGGCGGCCCCGCACCTGCTGGCCGCCGCCCAGGAGCTTCCCCTGACCCTGGCCGACGTCGAGCTGTTCGAACCCGGTCGGTGGCTGATCGACGCGCTCACCGAGCAGGGACACCTGCGGCGTCGGCCGCGAGGCTGGTTCTTCGCCCACGACGACGCCTCCGCGGCCGGCTGGGTGCGGCTGCGCTCCGACGGGGGCGGGCCCTATACGATCGTCGACGCCGAGGACGGCTCGGTGATCGGTGACATGGGTGCCGCCCAGGCCCAGCCGCAGGCGCACCCGGGAGCGGTGTACGTCCACCAGGGACGGACGTTCATCGTGGAGGACCTCGCCCTGGACGACGGCGTGGTGCTCGTGTCCCGGGCCTCGCCGCCGTACTACACCCAGGCCCGGGAGACGACCTCGATCGAGGTGCTGGAGACCTCCTCCTCGGAGACCTGGGGGCGGTTCGAGCTGCACTTCGGGCAGGTGGAGGTGACCTCCGCCGTCGTCGGATTCCAACGGAAGGCGCTGGGCAGCTCCGAGGTGCTCTCCGACGAGCCGCTGGAGCTGCCGCCGTCGAGGCTGCAGACCGAGGCCGTGTGGATCACCGTCCCGGAGACCGCTCTCGCCGCCGCCGGCGTGGTGCCCGAGCACGTGCCCGGGGCGCTGCACGCCGCGGAGCACGCGATGATCGGGCTGCTGCCGCTGATCGCCTCCTCGGACCGCTGGGACATCGGCGGCGTCTCCACCGCCCTGCACGCCGACACCCAGCTGCCCACGATCTTCGTCTACGACGGCCACCCCGGCGGGGCAGGATTCGCCGAACGCGGACACACCGCCGCCTCTGCGTGGATCGCCGCGACCGCCCAGACCATCCGCGGCTGCGGCTGTGACTCCGGATGCCCCTCCTGCGTGCAGTCGCCGAAGTGCGGCAACCGGAACTCGCCCCTGGAGAAGATCTCCGCCCTGCATCTGCTCGAGGCCCTGCTGGCGGCCGCACCCTGA
- a CDS encoding fibronectin type III domain-containing protein yields the protein MSTTPVRPPRSRGARSRTRRRSTLATAAALALLAPLGAASSAASSAAQTSPTPTDQSPSDPTQAVATETVTTQTAYSPSDGIPPGEVLAFDFGCAGDPVAEGSLEVTASTLYDVDTGFGLSAPAACRDRGAPDDVRRNFVLAGGEQFQVDLPDGDYHVTVISGDQIASNNTQLTVQGEDQGSLQPRGSGEFAEHSVYTTVEDGSLVLEVFSDGRINGVEVSQVAPPSGLHADEVSTQPPSATLSWEPTEGAAEYTLYRSDAGAGEYESVGTTETVSLTDEAVELGYSYDYVVTQTSAAGVESGHSEAHTVAVVDPSVEAPAAPQDLRLERANPRGTTISWTGDDAAWEYHVYRSLNADRGFERVAETTGTSYTAEGASEVNHYYTVLAVNAGGISEQPEPLLTPVTARGSNGNPFEECSVDGADATVLRNGDTWRAMNGGETVHQSYAMVDAMQAAVDSLSEGRTEQESVVVRGSGTMPADAAVDLPSHTSFSVCGTIHVAGNESNFSYEEHVGVVRIRHAEDVSVPFLSVTGNPNFGVYLRTSSDVYFGQMDLQLSGGHGMRIDSRDDDFVREARNITIDDVYVSGTESHGVETYGVDGLTVGTVTAVDTGYAGLLLNDTVNADIERVVGDGAAAGTGYATFRTANRNGQIDGEYPTNIRVGELIADGGGRGFFCVSESGGVEIEKLEIRDTGSNAMLIENCHNITLATDQGVVEGPGDIRISARSEFANTSDITFQNLLLRDTAINESPCGENIVAENLTLEDSELNLCE from the coding sequence ATGTCGACGACCCCTGTCCGACCTCCGAGGTCTCGAGGAGCGCGGTCTCGCACCAGACGCCGCAGCACACTCGCGACGGCAGCCGCACTGGCCCTGCTCGCACCGCTGGGCGCCGCCTCCAGCGCCGCCTCCAGCGCCGCCCAGACCAGCCCGACCCCGACCGACCAGAGCCCCAGCGACCCTACCCAGGCAGTCGCCACCGAGACGGTCACCACCCAGACCGCCTACTCGCCGTCCGACGGCATCCCGCCCGGTGAGGTGCTGGCCTTCGACTTCGGCTGCGCCGGGGACCCGGTCGCTGAGGGCAGCCTCGAGGTCACCGCCTCCACGCTCTACGACGTCGACACCGGCTTCGGACTCAGCGCCCCGGCCGCCTGCCGGGACCGCGGCGCTCCGGACGACGTCCGCCGCAACTTCGTCCTGGCCGGCGGGGAGCAGTTCCAGGTGGATCTGCCCGACGGTGACTACCACGTCACCGTGATCTCAGGGGACCAGATCGCCTCGAACAACACCCAGCTGACTGTCCAGGGAGAGGATCAGGGCAGTCTGCAGCCGCGCGGCTCCGGTGAGTTCGCTGAGCACAGCGTGTACACCACGGTTGAGGACGGTTCGCTGGTCCTCGAGGTCTTCAGCGACGGACGCATCAACGGTGTGGAGGTCTCCCAGGTCGCCCCGCCCTCCGGGCTTCACGCCGACGAGGTGAGCACCCAGCCGCCCTCTGCCACCCTGTCCTGGGAGCCCACCGAGGGGGCCGCGGAGTACACGCTCTATCGCTCCGACGCCGGAGCCGGCGAATACGAGTCCGTCGGCACCACCGAGACCGTCAGCCTCACCGACGAGGCCGTCGAGCTCGGCTACTCCTACGACTATGTGGTGACCCAGACCAGCGCCGCCGGGGTGGAGTCGGGACACAGCGAGGCCCACACGGTCGCTGTCGTCGACCCGTCGGTGGAGGCGCCCGCGGCCCCTCAGGACCTGCGGCTGGAGCGGGCCAACCCGCGGGGCACCACCATCAGCTGGACCGGTGACGACGCCGCGTGGGAGTACCACGTCTATCGCTCGCTGAACGCGGATCGCGGCTTCGAGCGGGTCGCGGAGACCACCGGCACCAGCTACACGGCCGAGGGCGCCAGCGAGGTGAACCACTACTACACGGTCCTCGCGGTCAACGCCGGAGGCATCTCCGAGCAGCCCGAGCCCCTGCTGACCCCGGTCACCGCGCGGGGAAGCAACGGGAACCCGTTCGAGGAGTGCTCCGTGGACGGCGCCGACGCCACGGTGCTCCGCAACGGCGACACCTGGCGGGCCATGAACGGCGGGGAGACCGTCCACCAGAGCTATGCCATGGTCGACGCCATGCAGGCCGCCGTCGACAGCCTCTCCGAGGGTCGCACCGAGCAGGAGTCCGTGGTGGTGCGCGGCTCGGGCACTATGCCCGCCGATGCGGCGGTCGACCTGCCCAGCCACACGTCCTTCTCGGTCTGCGGGACCATCCACGTGGCCGGCAACGAGTCGAACTTCAGCTACGAGGAGCATGTCGGCGTGGTGCGGATCCGGCACGCCGAGGACGTCTCCGTGCCGTTCCTGTCCGTCACCGGCAACCCGAACTTCGGCGTCTACCTGCGCACCTCCTCGGATGTGTACTTCGGCCAGATGGACCTGCAGCTCTCCGGCGGCCACGGGATGCGCATCGACAGCCGCGACGACGACTTCGTCCGAGAAGCACGGAACATCACCATCGATGACGTCTACGTCTCGGGCACCGAGTCCCACGGCGTGGAGACCTACGGGGTGGACGGGCTGACCGTCGGCACCGTCACCGCGGTGGACACCGGCTATGCCGGGCTGCTGCTCAACGACACCGTCAACGCCGACATCGAACGCGTCGTCGGCGACGGCGCGGCCGCCGGCACCGGCTACGCCACCTTCCGCACCGCCAACCGCAACGGGCAGATCGACGGTGAGTACCCCACCAACATCCGGGTGGGCGAGCTGATCGCCGACGGCGGCGGCCGCGGATTCTTCTGCGTCTCCGAGTCCGGCGGGGTGGAGATCGAGAAGCTGGAGATCCGCGACACCGGCTCCAACGCGATGCTGATCGAGAACTGCCACAACATCACCCTGGCCACCGATCAGGGCGTGGTCGAGGGCCCGGGCGACATCCGCATCTCGGCGCGCAGCGAGTTCGCCAACACCTCGGACATCACCTTCCAGAACCTGCTGCTGCGGGACACCGCGATCAATGAGAGCCCCTGCGGAGAGAACATCGTGGCGGAGAACCTCACCCTGGAAGACTCGGAGCTGAACCTCTGCGAATGA
- a CDS encoding MetQ/NlpA family ABC transporter substrate-binding protein, producing MAFAHSGRTLRLSTAAAVVGVSALALTGCGLFADDEFPIGTENEDGTTTLTVGVSPVPQGDILRFIDEELAADAGLALDVVEYQDYTEPNPALVAGELDANYFQHQPWFESEVEGQGYELAHYEGVHVEPFALFSERHDTLEELPEGGQIGVNNDPSNQGRALAMLADADLIELAEGVDPAEATINDVAENPHDFEFIEADAASLARTLDDVDASVINGNNALEIGLSPTQDSLLVEDPEGSPYANFLAVREGTEDDENLQKLDELLHSDDVRDYIEETWPDGEVAPAF from the coding sequence ATGGCATTTGCACACTCCGGACGCACCCTGCGTCTCTCCACCGCGGCGGCCGTCGTCGGCGTCTCCGCCCTCGCGCTGACCGGCTGCGGTCTCTTCGCCGACGACGAATTCCCCATCGGGACCGAGAACGAGGACGGCACCACCACTCTGACGGTCGGGGTCTCCCCAGTCCCGCAGGGCGACATCCTGCGCTTCATCGATGAGGAGCTGGCCGCCGACGCCGGCCTCGCCCTCGACGTCGTCGAGTACCAGGACTACACCGAGCCGAACCCGGCGCTGGTCGCCGGGGAGCTGGACGCCAATTACTTCCAGCACCAGCCGTGGTTCGAGTCCGAGGTGGAGGGGCAGGGCTACGAGCTGGCCCACTATGAGGGCGTCCACGTGGAGCCCTTCGCGCTGTTCTCCGAGCGGCATGACACCCTCGAGGAGCTGCCCGAGGGTGGTCAGATCGGGGTCAACAACGACCCCTCCAATCAGGGCCGCGCTCTGGCGATGCTGGCTGACGCCGACCTGATCGAGCTCGCCGAGGGTGTCGACCCGGCCGAGGCGACCATCAACGACGTCGCCGAGAATCCGCATGACTTCGAGTTCATCGAGGCTGACGCCGCCTCGTTGGCCCGCACTCTGGACGACGTCGACGCCTCGGTGATCAACGGCAACAACGCCCTCGAGATCGGGCTCTCTCCGACCCAGGACAGCCTGCTGGTCGAGGACCCGGAGGGTAGCCCATACGCCAACTTCCTGGCGGTGCGTGAGGGCACCGAGGACGATGAGAACCTGCAGAAGCTCGACGAGCTGCTGCACTCCGACGATGTCCGCGACTACATCGAGGAGACCTGGCCCGACGGCGAGGTCGCCCCGGCGTTCTGA
- a CDS encoding methionine ABC transporter permease, with the protein MPLASGRFLDNPVFHNQLPAAILETLFMTGATAIIVAIFGLPLGILLHNLGPKGLTPNAPVYRVVSLVVDIGRSIPFIVLMISLIPLTRFIVGTALGWQAAVVPLSIGAIPFFARLVENALREVSAGKVEAVKMMGASSGHITRQVQVREGLPGIVGGFTVTVVALISYTAMAGAIGGGGLGALAYNYGYQRYEGDTMIACVVLLVIIVAVIQWAGDRIARGIDHR; encoded by the coding sequence ATGCCTCTCGCCTCCGGTCGGTTCCTGGACAACCCGGTCTTCCACAACCAGCTGCCCGCCGCGATCCTGGAGACGCTCTTCATGACCGGTGCCACCGCGATCATCGTGGCGATCTTCGGCCTCCCCCTGGGGATCCTCCTCCATAATCTGGGCCCCAAGGGCCTCACCCCGAACGCGCCCGTCTACCGGGTGGTGAGCCTCGTCGTGGACATCGGACGCTCGATCCCGTTCATCGTGCTGATGATCTCCCTCATCCCGTTGACCCGCTTCATCGTGGGCACCGCGCTGGGCTGGCAGGCCGCCGTCGTGCCGCTGTCCATCGGAGCGATCCCGTTCTTCGCCCGGCTGGTGGAGAACGCGCTTCGGGAGGTCTCCGCCGGCAAGGTGGAAGCGGTGAAGATGATGGGTGCCTCCTCCGGCCACATCACCCGCCAGGTCCAGGTCCGTGAGGGCCTGCCCGGCATCGTCGGCGGATTCACCGTCACCGTGGTCGCCCTGATCAGCTACACGGCCATGGCCGGTGCGATCGGCGGCGGCGGGCTTGGTGCGCTCGCCTACAACTATGGCTACCAGCGGTACGAGGGCGACACCATGATCGCCTGTGTGGTGCTGCTGGTGATCATCGTCGCGGTGATCCAGTGGGCCGGAGACCGCATCGCCCGGGGCATCGACCACCGCTGA
- a CDS encoding methionine ABC transporter ATP-binding protein, with product MIELTQVSKVYPGGVTALDKVNLTIPDAEIHGIVGRSGAGKSTLIRCLTGLDPATSGSISVDGVDLGQARGGQLMKARRSIGMVFQHHNLLDSRTAERNISHPLEIAGVPAKERKRRVEELLDLVGLTDRRRNHPAQLSGGQKQRVGIARALAAEPRVLLCDEPTSALDSGTTRQILDLIRRLRDRLGITVIIITHEMSVVREICDSVSLLSEGRIERTGALLDVIQDTGSSLSKELISLPPTAALQPGATLVEVLMAEGSHVADVGQLFALLSSRGLHARVEAGTIETIQGRQVGRLHITPKTRTEAEQIAGVLRENGIHAEVTTGAEIEAERAAHEEDDVRAEQQEENQ from the coding sequence ATGATCGAACTGACGCAGGTCAGCAAGGTCTACCCCGGCGGGGTGACCGCGCTCGACAAGGTGAACCTGACCATCCCCGACGCAGAGATCCACGGCATCGTCGGCCGCTCCGGCGCCGGCAAGTCAACGCTGATCCGTTGCCTGACGGGCCTGGACCCCGCCACCTCGGGGAGCATCAGCGTCGACGGCGTCGACCTCGGCCAGGCCCGTGGGGGCCAGCTGATGAAGGCCCGCCGCAGCATCGGCATGGTCTTCCAGCACCACAACCTGCTGGACTCGCGGACGGCGGAGAGGAACATCTCCCACCCGCTGGAGATCGCCGGGGTGCCTGCCAAGGAGCGGAAGCGCCGGGTGGAGGAGCTGCTGGACCTGGTCGGGCTCACCGACCGCCGCCGCAACCACCCCGCTCAGCTCTCCGGCGGGCAGAAGCAGCGCGTGGGCATCGCCCGCGCCCTCGCCGCCGAGCCTCGGGTGCTCCTCTGTGACGAGCCGACCTCCGCACTGGACTCCGGCACCACTCGCCAGATCCTCGACCTGATCCGCCGTCTCCGCGACCGCCTCGGGATCACCGTCATCATCATCACCCACGAGATGTCGGTGGTCCGGGAGATCTGTGACTCCGTCTCGCTGCTCTCCGAGGGGCGCATCGAGCGCACCGGGGCGCTGCTCGACGTCATCCAGGACACCGGTTCCTCGCTGTCCAAGGAGCTGATCTCCCTGCCCCCGACCGCGGCGCTGCAGCCCGGGGCCACCCTGGTGGAGGTGCTCATGGCTGAGGGAAGCCACGTGGCCGACGTCGGCCAGCTCTTCGCGCTGCTGTCCTCCCGCGGGCTGCACGCACGGGTCGAGGCCGGCACCATCGAGACCATCCAGGGTCGTCAGGTCGGCCGTCTGCACATCACTCCGAAGACTCGCACCGAGGCGGAGCAGATCGCCGGGGTGCTGCGGGAGAACGGGATCCATGCCGAGGTGACCACCGGAGCAGAGATAGAGGCCGAGCGGGCCGCCCATGAAGAGGACGACGTCCGCGCCGAGCAGCAGGAGGAGAATCAGTGA
- a CDS encoding DUF4244 domain-containing protein produces MLSVTTRPVPLSPTPVLPAAADGITDEARPSGVEEMLRDLHHEEEGLATAEYGIVMLAAVGFAGLLVVVLSSGEVREMLAGIVQRALTL; encoded by the coding sequence ATGCTCTCCGTCACCACCCGCCCCGTACCCCTCTCCCCCACCCCGGTACTGCCCGCCGCAGCGGACGGGATCACCGATGAGGCTCGCCCCTCGGGCGTGGAGGAGATGCTCCGCGATCTGCACCACGAGGAGGAGGGGCTCGCGACCGCAGAGTACGGGATCGTGATGCTGGCCGCCGTCGGCTTCGCCGGGCTGCTGGTGGTGGTGCTCTCCTCCGGTGAGGTCCGGGAGATGCTCGCCGGGATCGTCCAGCGGGCGCTGACCCTCTGA
- a CDS encoding TadE family type IV pilus minor pilin: protein MPAEEQIVAAPEGPAPSVRGQQRRVRRSPLADERRAEDGGVSAEFAAALPAVVLVLGLLLSLGMHAAAQVSLEGGARAAARELARGESESSAVEAAQRISGESIHVATASEGEYARVTLTRQVRLLGLVEISAEQTAAAVARVEQPAPRPPSGRSAQGDRS from the coding sequence ATGCCTGCCGAGGAACAGATCGTGGCAGCTCCGGAAGGGCCAGCTCCCTCTGTCCGCGGGCAGCAGAGGAGGGTCCGTCGGAGTCCTCTCGCCGACGAACGCAGGGCCGAGGACGGCGGGGTCAGCGCAGAGTTCGCGGCTGCGCTGCCCGCCGTGGTCCTCGTGCTGGGCCTGCTGCTCAGCCTCGGCATGCATGCGGCCGCGCAGGTCTCCCTCGAAGGGGGTGCCCGTGCGGCCGCACGCGAGCTGGCCCGCGGGGAGTCGGAGTCCTCCGCCGTGGAGGCCGCGCAACGGATCTCCGGAGAATCCATCCACGTCGCGACCGCCTCCGAGGGGGAGTACGCCCGGGTGACGCTGACTCGCCAGGTGCGGCTCCTGGGACTGGTGGAGATCTCGGCCGAACAGACGGCCGCCGCTGTGGCCCGCGTGGAACAGCCTGCCCCCAGGCCGCCCTCCGGACGCTCCGCGCAGGGAGATCGGTCATGA
- a CDS encoding Rv3654c family TadE-like protein, with amino-acid sequence MSGAPFREERGSGTVLVLAMIAALVMLIGVVHVLGTAAVAAAQAARGADLAALAGADAARGLTPGDPCTVAEAVAERNVTRLDSCQVTGRDGTEVFVSVSVGVPVLPASLSGEHRGPWEAARTARAGPPSTAEM; translated from the coding sequence ATGAGCGGCGCCCCCTTCCGTGAGGAACGCGGCTCCGGCACCGTGCTGGTCCTCGCCATGATTGCGGCATTGGTGATGCTCATCGGCGTGGTCCATGTGCTGGGAACAGCGGCGGTCGCAGCGGCGCAGGCCGCCCGCGGCGCAGACCTGGCCGCATTGGCCGGTGCGGACGCCGCCCGAGGCCTCACCCCCGGGGACCCCTGCACGGTCGCCGAGGCGGTGGCCGAGCGCAACGTGACCCGTCTGGACAGCTGTCAGGTCACCGGGCGGGACGGCACCGAGGTCTTCGTCAGCGTCAGTGTCGGCGTGCCGGTGCTCCCCGCGTCGCTGAGCGGGGAGCACCGGGGGCCATGGGAGGCCGCCCGCACCGCACGGGCCGGGCCACCCTCGACGGCAGAAATGTGA